One genomic window of Coleofasciculus sp. FACHB-1120 includes the following:
- a CDS encoding GDSL-type esterase/lipase family protein → MQTLVPPTIKPFPESERHPLKLVALGDSLVYGFGDPEGGGWVERLRRRWMLPDSPGHVLYNLGVRGDGISQVQQRLEQEFRHRGELRNRVPDAIILSVGVNDSARLARPTGRNFTDFEVFKTEMTLLLERCTHSATATLTQRFCPVLFVGMVPVDEAKMPFLDCFYYNHADQYRYKEATRLACQARQIPYLDIFEMWMNRGEDWWRSHLTEDGLHPNVSGYQALLQDVLNWEPMQQLANDSLATA, encoded by the coding sequence ATGCAAACCCTTGTCCCTCCTACGATTAAGCCGTTTCCTGAAAGCGAGCGCCATCCTCTGAAGCTTGTAGCACTGGGAGACAGTCTTGTTTATGGATTCGGCGATCCGGAAGGTGGCGGGTGGGTAGAGCGGCTGCGACGTCGCTGGATGTTGCCGGATAGTCCGGGACACGTTCTCTACAATTTGGGTGTCCGGGGTGACGGCATCAGCCAAGTGCAACAGCGGTTAGAGCAGGAGTTTCGCCATCGCGGTGAGCTGAGAAATCGCGTACCCGATGCAATTATTCTATCAGTCGGAGTCAATGATTCGGCTCGGCTGGCTCGGCCGACTGGGCGAAATTTTACCGACTTTGAAGTTTTCAAAACAGAAATGACTTTGTTGCTAGAGCGATGTACTCATAGCGCAACCGCAACGCTAACCCAAAGATTCTGTCCGGTACTCTTTGTCGGGATGGTGCCGGTAGATGAAGCGAAAATGCCATTTCTCGACTGTTTTTACTATAATCACGCCGATCAATATCGCTATAAAGAAGCAACGCGGCTAGCGTGTCAGGCGCGACAGATTCCTTATCTGGATATTTTCGAGATGTGGATGAATCGGGGTGAAGATTGGTGGCGATCGCATCTTACAGAAGACGGACTCCACCCCAATGTCTCAGGCTATCAGGCATTACTCCAAGATGTCCTCAACTGGGAGCCAATGCAACAATTGGCAAACGACAGCTTAGCGACAGCCTAA
- a CDS encoding DNA-directed RNA polymerase subunit omega — protein MQKRFKFDTTEVLLRAEELVSAASNRYRITVQVANRAKRRRYEDFDNVDDPMMKPVLRAILEMSDELTQPEIIGD, from the coding sequence ATGCAAAAGCGTTTCAAGTTTGATACAACCGAAGTTTTACTCCGGGCTGAAGAGCTGGTGAGTGCTGCTTCCAATCGCTACCGGATTACCGTTCAAGTAGCGAATCGCGCTAAGCGCCGTCGCTATGAAGACTTTGATAATGTTGACGATCCGATGATGAAGCCAGTGCTGCGGGCGATTCTGGAAATGTCCGATGAGCTAACGCAACCAGAAATCATTGGCGATTAG